The following are encoded together in the Nocardioides okcheonensis genome:
- a CDS encoding FG-GAP-like repeat-containing protein: MRPSQARLVTFCQQVLALGVMLVVLTPASGVVSLDIIGDRSAGSDRGAVGRPMPAELTSATVPLKAVTPHVTEVPLTTSGGGFAGLQGRTVAGGATSARVTSKPQAVSGFAAIGVTWQHGEDLDDDQITLRVRTRTGEEWSGWEALEYHDEHGPDAGSAEAAKARPGTEPMFVGEVDDVQVQARTDGATLPDDLSLALVDPGSAKGSETEAPAERQDDASGTAGYEQEYDEQGSLVQSEGDDQIALQAASNNGRTSARIATSAKRTAAQPTIFSRAQWGADESIRDKSSLRYGTINAGFVHHTVNANDYTEDQVPAIIRSIYAYHVKSRGWSDIGYNFLVDRFGRIWEGRFGGIDKAVVGAHTLNYNDYAFAMSAIGNYDVQQPSDAMLRAYGQLFAWKLSLAGVDPASMSQKVGRSTFAAINGHRDAGSTACPGKYLYAQIPLIRTYASQAAPVTTGPTPIAVSAPNPQNNLDASPYPDLVVRRASDGRGVVLPTGGLTSFQKRTVVGKKGWDKVSDVLVSPDLTGDGAPDLVTVDKRGTVRIRQGSGNGKFAKTVRKMNLRGYSLFAAAGDLNGDGRNDLVARFKGRLVVLTATGKGGFSRKVTRKGYSSYRQIIGAGDLNGDGRADLLLRSKNRLYLQTGYGTGLFARPQRVAGAWSKVNRIVTGDFNRDGRTDLAARTSAGQMMVYPGHGNGSFGAPVGPATNLRTMRAITSANLVGGPGADLVGVAGKQLVVVANRDTFELGAPIDTGVSFAGMDRLLNAGDVNRDGFGDVVTRDTSGQLWLATGNGTGALAQPTLLGSGFGAVSGLTAVGDVTGDGLPDLIGTTAGRLAVWAGNGRGFNDPVPVKGGVPSRAGLPSDLSGFDWVLGVQAMTLKGGGDYIVRDRASGVVYVYGGRRAGVSRPRVLGEGLGGYDLAG; encoded by the coding sequence ATGCGCCCTTCCCAGGCTCGTCTCGTCACGTTCTGCCAGCAGGTGCTGGCGCTCGGCGTCATGCTCGTCGTGCTCACCCCCGCCTCCGGCGTGGTCTCGCTGGACATCATCGGCGACCGCTCGGCCGGGTCGGACCGCGGCGCGGTCGGGCGCCCGATGCCGGCGGAGCTGACGTCGGCCACGGTCCCGCTGAAGGCGGTCACGCCGCACGTGACGGAGGTGCCGCTCACGACGTCCGGCGGCGGGTTCGCCGGCCTGCAGGGACGTACGGTCGCGGGCGGTGCCACGAGCGCGCGGGTCACCAGCAAGCCGCAGGCCGTCTCAGGCTTCGCGGCCATCGGCGTGACCTGGCAGCACGGCGAGGACCTCGACGACGACCAGATCACCCTCCGGGTCCGCACCCGCACCGGTGAGGAGTGGAGCGGCTGGGAGGCGCTGGAGTACCACGACGAGCACGGCCCCGACGCCGGGAGCGCCGAGGCGGCGAAGGCCCGTCCCGGCACCGAGCCGATGTTCGTCGGCGAGGTCGACGACGTGCAGGTGCAGGCGCGCACCGACGGGGCGACGCTTCCCGACGACCTCTCGCTCGCGCTCGTCGATCCGGGGTCTGCGAAGGGGAGCGAGACCGAGGCTCCCGCCGAGCGCCAGGACGACGCGTCCGGCACGGCGGGCTACGAGCAGGAGTACGACGAGCAGGGCTCGCTGGTGCAGTCGGAGGGCGACGACCAGATCGCCCTGCAGGCGGCGTCGAACAACGGTCGCACCAGCGCACGCATCGCCACCAGCGCGAAGCGCACGGCCGCGCAGCCCACGATCTTCTCCCGCGCCCAGTGGGGTGCCGACGAGTCCATCCGTGACAAGAGCTCGCTGCGCTACGGCACGATCAACGCCGGCTTCGTGCACCACACGGTCAACGCGAACGACTACACCGAGGACCAGGTCCCGGCGATCATCCGCAGCATCTACGCCTACCACGTGAAGTCCCGCGGGTGGAGCGACATCGGCTACAACTTCCTCGTCGACCGCTTCGGCCGGATCTGGGAGGGCCGCTTCGGCGGCATCGACAAGGCGGTCGTCGGCGCCCACACGCTGAACTACAACGACTACGCCTTCGCGATGTCCGCGATCGGGAACTACGACGTGCAGCAGCCCAGCGACGCGATGCTGCGGGCCTACGGCCAGCTCTTCGCCTGGAAGCTGTCGCTGGCCGGCGTCGACCCGGCCTCGATGTCGCAGAAGGTGGGCCGCTCGACCTTCGCGGCGATCAACGGCCACCGCGACGCCGGCTCCACGGCCTGCCCCGGCAAGTACCTGTACGCCCAGATCCCGCTCATCCGGACCTACGCCTCGCAGGCCGCGCCGGTCACGACCGGACCGACGCCGATCGCGGTGTCGGCGCCGAACCCGCAGAACAACCTCGACGCCTCGCCCTACCCGGACCTCGTCGTGCGGCGTGCCTCCGACGGTCGCGGCGTGGTGCTGCCGACTGGCGGCCTCACCTCCTTCCAGAAGCGCACGGTGGTGGGCAAGAAGGGCTGGGACAAGGTCTCCGACGTCCTCGTCTCGCCCGACCTCACCGGCGACGGCGCGCCCGACCTGGTGACGGTCGACAAGCGCGGCACCGTCCGGATCCGCCAGGGCAGCGGCAACGGCAAGTTCGCCAAGACCGTGCGCAAGATGAACCTGCGCGGCTACTCGCTGTTCGCCGCCGCCGGTGACCTCAACGGCGACGGGCGCAACGACCTGGTGGCACGCTTCAAGGGCCGGCTCGTGGTCCTCACCGCCACCGGCAAGGGCGGGTTCTCCCGCAAGGTCACCCGCAAGGGCTACAGCAGCTACCGGCAGATCATCGGCGCCGGCGACCTGAACGGCGACGGCCGCGCGGACCTGCTGCTGCGCTCGAAGAACCGGCTCTACCTCCAGACCGGCTACGGCACCGGGCTGTTCGCCCGTCCGCAGCGGGTCGCGGGGGCCTGGAGCAAGGTCAACCGGATCGTGACCGGCGACTTCAACCGCGACGGTCGCACCGACCTGGCGGCGCGCACCTCGGCGGGCCAGATGATGGTCTACCCCGGCCACGGCAACGGCAGCTTCGGGGCGCCTGTCGGGCCGGCCACCAACCTGCGCACGATGCGTGCCATCACCAGCGCGAACCTGGTGGGCGGCCCCGGCGCCGACCTCGTGGGCGTCGCCGGCAAGCAGCTCGTCGTCGTGGCCAACCGCGACACCTTCGAGCTGGGCGCGCCGATCGACACCGGTGTCTCCTTCGCGGGGATGGACCGGCTGCTCAACGCCGGCGACGTCAACCGCGACGGCTTCGGCGACGTGGTCACCCGCGACACCTCCGGTCAGCTGTGGCTCGCCACGGGCAACGGCACCGGTGCGCTCGCCCAGCCCACGCTGCTCGGCTCCGGCTTCGGGGCGGTCTCGGGCCTCACCGCCGTCGGCGACGTCACCGGCGACGGGCTGCCGGACCTGATCGGCACCACCGCGGGCAGGCTCGCCGTCTGGGCCGGCAACGGCCGGGGCTTCAACGACCCGGTGCCGGTCAAGGGCGGCGTCCCGTCCCGCGCGGGCCTGCCGAGCGACCTCTCCGGCTTCGACTGGGTGCTGGGCGTGCAGGCGATGACGCTCAAGGGCGGCGGCGACTACATCGTGCGCGACCGCGCCAGCGGGGTCGTCTACGTCTACGGCGGGCGCCGGGCGGGCGTCTCACGTCCGCGCGTGCTCGGTGAGGGACTGGGGGGCTACGACCTGGCCGGGTAG
- a CDS encoding DUF3105 domain-containing protein has protein sequence MAKQAKKTDRQAVIDSIRSQQSRSENRRGLAIVGVCVLVAVLIIGAAAFKPLKDWWDLRAYASASLGEIGAKASTCQEVVTKKADGNQDHVDVGTPMTYPDAPPAFGQHWNMWDSMDRKLYSTSDRPDLGELVHNLEHGYTILWYDETIADDSAAMDELRGIASKLEGTTNLRDKFKAVPWTSEDGDPFPKGQHVAFTHWSVGGVGETDASKQVGVWQYCSDLSGSALEQFMEDYPYMDSPEPTVV, from the coding sequence GTGGCCAAGCAGGCAAAGAAGACCGACCGTCAGGCGGTCATCGACTCCATCCGCTCCCAGCAGTCGCGCTCCGAGAACCGGCGCGGCCTGGCGATCGTGGGCGTGTGCGTCCTCGTCGCGGTGCTCATCATCGGCGCGGCCGCCTTCAAGCCGCTCAAGGACTGGTGGGACCTGCGGGCCTACGCCTCCGCCTCGCTCGGCGAGATCGGCGCCAAGGCCTCGACCTGCCAGGAGGTCGTCACCAAGAAGGCCGACGGCAACCAGGACCACGTCGACGTCGGCACGCCGATGACCTACCCGGACGCCCCGCCCGCCTTCGGGCAGCACTGGAACATGTGGGACAGCATGGACCGCAAGCTCTACTCCACCTCGGACCGTCCCGACCTGGGCGAGCTCGTGCACAACCTGGAGCACGGCTACACGATCCTCTGGTACGACGAGACCATCGCCGACGACTCGGCGGCCATGGACGAGCTGCGCGGCATCGCCTCCAAGCTGGAGGGCACGACCAACCTGCGCGACAAGTTCAAGGCCGTGCCGTGGACCTCGGAGGACGGCGACCCGTTCCCGAAGGGCCAGCACGTCGCCTTCACGCACTGGTCGGTCGGCGGCGTCGGCGAGACCGACGCGTCCAAGCAGGTCGGCGTCTGGCAGTACTGCTCGGACCTGAGCGGCAGCGCGCTCGAGCAGTTCATGGAGGACTACCCCTACATGGACTCGCCGGAGCCGACGGTCGTCTGA
- a CDS encoding TIGR03089 family protein: protein MTTFAEVLSAQLRRDPGRPLVTFYDHATDERVELSVTTYANWVAKAAGLLVEECDLERGATLRVDLPPHWLAPVFLGAAWTVGLQVTTSDSPDAVVCGPDGLDRWASLAGSVPVLACSLRPMGVRFADPLPPGVLDVGVEIWSQPDGFTAWDPPGGTDPATDSLTHDQVFGASPADELTAAVGSSLTDGGRLLSVADPASPPGTATFTEPLRRGGSLVLVRNPDPGRLDAVYDAERATARS from the coding sequence GTGACCACCTTCGCCGAGGTCCTGTCCGCCCAGCTGCGTCGTGACCCCGGTCGCCCCCTGGTGACCTTCTACGACCACGCCACCGACGAGCGCGTCGAGCTGTCCGTGACCACCTACGCCAACTGGGTGGCCAAGGCTGCCGGGCTGCTCGTCGAGGAGTGCGACCTCGAGCGCGGAGCGACACTGCGCGTCGACCTCCCGCCGCACTGGCTGGCGCCCGTGTTCCTCGGGGCCGCCTGGACCGTCGGCCTGCAGGTCACGACCTCCGACTCCCCCGACGCCGTGGTCTGCGGGCCCGACGGCCTCGACCGGTGGGCCTCGCTCGCCGGGTCGGTGCCGGTCCTCGCCTGCAGCCTGCGCCCGATGGGGGTGCGCTTCGCCGACCCGCTGCCACCCGGCGTCCTCGACGTCGGTGTGGAGATCTGGTCGCAGCCCGACGGCTTCACCGCCTGGGACCCGCCCGGCGGGACGGACCCGGCGACCGACTCCCTCACCCACGACCAGGTGTTCGGCGCGAGCCCTGCCGACGAGCTGACGGCCGCCGTCGGGAGTTCTCTCACCGACGGCGGCCGTCTCCTCTCGGTGGCCGACCCGGCTTCCCCACCAGGAACGGCCACCTTCACCGAGCCCCTCAGACGAGGAGGCTCGCTGGTCCTCGTGCGCAACCCCGACCCCGGTCGCCTCGACGCCGTCTACGACGCCGAACGGGCGACCGCACGGTCCTGA